The nucleotide sequence GAGGCAGAGATTAGAAATGATTGAGGGAGCCAGAGTGAGGCAAAGCAGAGATTAGAAATGATTGAGGGAGTCGGAGCGAGGCAGAGATTAGAAATGATTGAGGGAGTCGGAGCGAGGCAGAGATTAGAAATGATTGAGGGAGTAGGAGCGAGGCAGAGATTAGAAATGATTGAGGGAGCCAGAGTGAGGCAAAGCAGAGATTAGAAATGAGTGAGGGAGTCGGAGCGAGGCAGAGATTAGAAATGATTGAGGGAGCCAGAGTGAGGCAAAGCAGAGATTAGAAATTAGTTAGGGAGTCGGAGCGAGGCAGAGATTAGAAATGATTGAGGGAGTCTGACTTTTTCGTCTCCATTTCCCTTATCCTACTTGCTGTTACTGAAACCTTGAAACCCGCCTTCAGGAATCTGACTCTGCCTCTCCGCTGGTGACCTTCACTAGATTCACTAAGGGGGGTGGAATCCTATCCCCACAAAGCACTTCTATCGTTTATTTTTCTCCCGTTTCTCTGAGGATTTCTGTGATTTATCAGACTCCTGGATGAGTTTCTGGCTTCCTAGAAAACTTCTCTACCTGGCTACTATACTTTCTCTCCTCTGAAATACTCACTATCATTCCTGGTGACTTCAACATCCTTTTTTAATGCTAACACCCCAACTACCTCCCAGGCTCCTCAGACTAAGATCACCTTCTAACACAATGGACACGCTCCTACTCACTGTGACGACAACATCCTTGATCTCCAACACCCCTTTTCTTCTTTCTAATCACAATCTTATCAGATTCACAATCACCCTGTCTTCATCTGCATATCCTTCCAACCAGCAAACACTTACCCGTAGAACACTTCAAACCTTCTCTTCTCTATTCCACTACTGACCACCTCTCACACCTGTCCTACCCCAACCTGGCCACGTCTGTCTACACCAGCTCACTCTACTCCTCACTGGACATACCTATTTATTTACACCCTTACTCACCCTGTGTAGGAATGTACAGATCTGGTCAAATTGAATTTAATGAGACTTCCATATCGCTATTTTTCTTTCAGCGAtggcatctgctgatctgaggaaAGACTTGGAATGTTCAATCTGtctgaaaatatataaatatcctGTAACCTTAGAATGTGGACATAACTTCTGCCGGGACTGTATCGGGCGTGTGCTGGATACACAGGAGAGGTCTGGAGgttattcctgtcctgaatgtaGAAGAATATTCAAGAATCGTCCAGTCCTTCAGAAGAACATTACTCTGTGTAAGATATCAGAGACCCTCCAGACTACACAGGGCGATCAGGACAAAACCGGGATCTTCTGTACTCACTGTATTCACATTCCTGTACTTGCTGTGAAATCCTGTCTGCATTGTGAAGCTTCTCTGTGTGACAATCACCTGAGAGTCCACAGCAAGTCACCAGAACACATCTTATGTGACCCCACCACTTCCCTGGAGAACAGGAAATGCTCTGTCCATAAGAAGGtcctggagtattactgcactgaggactcCACATGTATCTGTGTGTCCTGCAGGCTGGATGGAGAACATCAGGGACACAAGGTGGAGACCCTGGATGAGACctctgagaagaagaagaagaaattgaGGAAAGTCCTGCAGAaactgaagagagagagagagaagatagatacaagagtccagagtctgcaggaacaGAGGAGGAAAGTACAAGGAAAAGCAGATGGTGAAACAGAGAGAGTCACTGCCCTGTTCAGAGACCTCAGAAGACGTCTAGAAGACCTGGAGAAGAGAGTGCTGAGGGAGATCTCCATGAAGGCAATGCTGATCTTCATCTCTGTGTTTGATGTGATCCGGGAGCTAAAAATTaagaaggaggagctgtccaAGAAGATGGGTGACATTGAGAagctgtgtaacatgacggatccactgactgtcctacaggaatcagacacaggtgacttgtgtgattctgaggatggagatgatgaggacagagagagacatgacgATCttctccatgatggaggggatctggatgtGGCTGCAATCTCATACACATTACACACAGGTTTATCTGATATCATGTCTGTGGTAAATGTACAGAAATGTACAGGCACACACGTCTATCCACATTCTACTACAAAGGGCAAAGGTCACATCAATGCTGAACCATCCAGGAAACGCCTTAAGCTCACCCCCACTATACAACGCTCACACCACCAGACTGGAGGACCAAATATTGGGGCTGTACAGCAAAAATGGGGGGTGTTGGGGGTTACAGACATATTATTGGATGTAAGTACAGCTGGTAATCATCTGCGTATCTCAGATGACAAGAAAACTGCATCCAGGTCTGATAAGAGCCAGAATCACCCAGAAACAAAAGAAAGATTTGAGTGTTCTCAGGTGATGAGCAGCCAGAGTTTCTCCTCAGGGAGACATTATTGGGAAGTGGATGTTGGGGGGGCAGTGTACTGGAGAGTCGggatgtgttaccccagtatagaccggagaggagatcagtcAGTGATTGGATATAATAAGAAGTCCTGGTGTTTGGAAGGGAAGTGGATGTGTTCTAACCAGTACTCGGTAATACATGACAGTAATAGGATCCCATTAACCGGCGATGTTCccagtaacagagtcaggataGATTTGGATTATGAGGCTGGGCGgatctccttttatgatctgtgtgacccgatccgACACATCCACACCTTCAtcaccaccttcactgagcccctccatgctgggGTATGGTTAAGGGGAGGTATGAGTTGTGTAAAGATCTGGGGGGAAACAGATGTGTGAAATCTTCCCAGAGACTGGTGACATTACAGGGTGGAGAATCTGATTGGTGCAATATTCAGTCAATAGTAGGAAGCAGAGCACAAGAAACAACATGACTAATTTAtttaattagcggacctccagctgttgcaaaactatgagtcccatcatgcccccgcctctgggtgtcatgctcgcggctgtcagagtcttgctatgcctcatgggacttgtagttctgaaacagctggaggtccgctgattGCATATCCCTTGTGTATAgccaaaatgtgttttattttcagttttgcatggtgtgaggaaggattagaacccctgtcatgtttttattgatttCTGTAGCTCCATTAGACAGGTTCCCtcccacttcctgtcctagtgacAACAtattaccagacaggaagtgaggggaactctccaacagcaacttgaaaaaaaaatacaattctttTGTAGAGTAGGGAAAGGctagaacctctgtcagttttatttctgtctgtgtccctgttgtagATCTTACTTTATTTCCTGCTCGATAAaatgttgtcaccaggacaggaagtgaggggaaacatCTCTAATAAAgccccagatagcagtaaaaacgtgacaggggttctaatcctcccCTACTCCATCTAAAGTTAGAACAATTGGTTTTGTTTAGACACCTCTATGATCCTTATGGAGCCGAGCAGTTGTTACATTTCTTCTATGGCCATATTCATCTGATAAAGAGAAATAATTATCATATGACTTACTAATGATGCAATTACATGACCAAGTGCTTATATGCTAATGTTAAGTTCTTTCTATAACAGGTTCTCTGTCTAGAACGACTGTACAGAAAGATGTTATTAGAACAAATTGTTGTTCTCCGGGTCGTTGGGAGGTCTTGTTGGGGAACATAGAGACAGTTGGTCTCCATCTTCTGCAATGAGGGATTTGGGAAAATGGAGGTGGGACAAGCTGATAAGGTGTTGAGAAATAACAGAAATTAATGTCTCTTGTCATGAATGATGTGCTGTTTGTACACATTTTTTCAGTGAATCATTTCATCTGTAAAATGTTAATGTTTGGTACGTTCCTCCATGACAACTGCCCAGGATCGCAGGGTAAAAGCCTCCCGTTTGATGAAGAGGTCAGATTCTTGGTCCACACCTTCATCTCTCTACTTTCTAATCTTTACTTTTACTTTATAACTCTTCGCTTCCAAATAAACTTCCAGAACCTTTACCAGGATCAGAGTTTGTTATTTTCATATCACATTCCACAAGGACTTTGTAATACCGATGGAACACATCAATCATTTTATTGGCACACACAAGGCTCAAGGTCAAGATTGTCCTACATAGATCATTTTCTATATATAATGTAACAGGAAGCCAGGAACGGGAGATATATTTGTCCCAGGTTCATGCTGTACACTGATTGCTGTGCTGTGTAGTGTGCCTGTTTGGTCTCAATGAGGGGTAAGGATCTCGGGTGTaaccagtggcgactggtgctcaaaatttttggaggggcgcaaacgaaaaaaaattgcagcctcactgtgcccatcaaatgcagccactgtgccatcaattgtcaccactgtgctgtgccatcaatttgcaccactgtgccatgccatcaaacgcagccactgtgccatgccatcaaacgcagccactgtgccatcaattgtcaccactgtgccatgccatcaaatgcagccactgtgcctatcaattgtcgccactgtgccaattgtcaccactgtgacctttaattgttgacactgtgcccattgatgtcactgtgccctttaattgtcgccactgtgcccattgtccccactgtgccaattgtctccactgttccaattgtccccactgttccaattgtcaccactgtgcccattgtccccactgtgcccagtgtcgccgctgtgcccattgtcaagcggggtgccctgtaaaatgccccttacctttctggaagtcagccatcctccttccacgtccctcgatgtcttctcccgccttagatgacgcttcagccaatcaggttaccgataaccagaaccggtgaacctgattggctgagatgcctgtcagtcttatccaaaaaacgcccccccccctcccgtatgtcccctggataagcatccggaaggctgagggctgtactcgaaaagcatatcagagccgctggctctgataggcacttccgcacagccaaccagctgccgttattcaggtggccggcgctcaaggtccggccatctgaatagaccagcggccggcaacaatatcatagattcatgcaatgcatgaatctatgttattgtaatcagtggtgGTGCCAGAGCCAGAGGGGAAGCGGCGCCACTGGGTGTAACAGATTAGCACTCAGGGCTCTATAAAACTCCCAGGCTGGTTGGGGAAGATTCTCCACCCTGGAACCAGATTCCTGTAGGACCAGGAAGCAGCATCTTCTGGTGGCGGTGAGATTAAGTATGTGTGACTACAAGCCCCTGTTCATTCTGTGTGACAGTCATGTGTCTTGGCAGTGGTAGGCTGTTCCACGCCAAGTAGTCAGGTTTCTGTGTTTTGCAGTTATAGGCCCGAAGTGGCAAgggtttattttctgttttgaCTTAATCTCACCACTCAGAAGATGCTACAGGACTAGGGAACAagttcctttcacactggggcgggaggtgtggtggcggtaaagcaccactaatttTACGGCACTATTcggcccctgctagcggccgagaaagggtaaaAAACTGCCTGCAATGCGTCTATGCaaaggcgcattgccagcggtatagccgcgctgtcctattgatttcaatgggcgcgagcagtgaaggagcggtatacacaccgctccttcaccacttcaaagatgcagctagcaggacttgttttcccgtcctgcaagcgcaccgctacAGTGtggaagccctcgggctttcacactggagaaacagcagcagctgtttagggtcagtttgcaggcgctattttagcgtaatagtgcctgcaaacctctccagtgtgaaaggggtcttatagagCCCTGAGTGCTAATCTGTTACACCTGAgcttattctatatctatctatctatatacaggtgatactcgaaaaattagaatatcgtgcaaaagttcatttatttcactaatgcaacttaaaaggtgaaactaatatatgagatagactgattacatgcaaagcaagatagttctagccgtgatttgtcataattgtgatgattatggcttacagctcatgaaaaccccaaatccacattctcagaaaatttgaatattgtgaaaaggtgcaatattctaggctcaaagtgggccactctaatcagctaattaagccataacacctgcaaagggttcctgagcctttaaatggtctctgtctggttcagtaggaatcacaatcatgggaaagaccgctgacctgacagttgtgcagaaaaccatcgttaacaccctccataaggagggaaagcctcaaaaggtaattgcaaaagaagttggatgttcccaaagtgttgtatcaaagcacattaatagaaagttatgtggaagggaaaagtgtagaagaaaaaggtgcacaagcagcagggatgaccgcagcctggagaggattgtcaggaaaaggccattcaaaagtgttggggactgcggctggagtcagtgcatcaagagccaccacacacagacggatcctggacatgggcttcaaatgtcatattcctcttgtcaagccactcctgaacaacaaacaacatcagaagcgtcttacctgggctaaagaaaaaaacacttggGCTGTTGCtcggtggtccaaagtcctcttttctgataagagcaaattttgcatctcatttggaaaccaaggagccagagtatggaggaagaatggagaggcacacattgcaagatgcttgaagtccagtgtgaagtttccacagtctgtaatgatttggggagccgtgtcatctgctggtgttggtccaggtgttaagtccggggtcaccgcagccgtctgcCAGGAGATttgggagcacttcatgcttccttccacagacgagctctatggggatgctgacttcattttccagcaggacttggcacctcccccacactgccaaaagcaccaaaacctggttcaatgatcgTGGGAttgctgtgcttgattggccagcaaactcgcctgacccaaaccccatagagaatctatggggcattgccaagagaaagatgagagacatgagatcgAACAATGcaaaagagctgaaggccgctattgaagcatcctggtcttccataacacctcagaagtgccacaggctgatcgcttccatgccacgccgcattgaggcagtaattgctgcaaaaggggcccaaacctagtactgagtacatatgcatgcttctacttttcagaggtctgatattgttctatgtacaattcttgttttattgattgcatgtaatattcaaattttctgagattgtggatttggggttttcatgagctgtaagccataatcatcacaattatcacAAATCACGGCttaaactatcttgctttgcatgtaatgagtctctctcatatattactttcacattttaagttgcattagtgaaataaatgaacttttgcacgatattcaaatttttagaGTATCACCTGTGCCCTTTAAAGTGCTATTGCTCTGGCTTTCCAGAGGTTCAGGTCGTATATTACATTTTCTGGGATGTGGATACGATTTAAGGTTTCCTGGCAAACCCAAggattattttggtgtgttctctCTTTAAATATATACACTTAACAGGCCTCCTGGATTCCTTTACCAAATAGCCCAGTTTCAAAGGAGTAAAACATTCATCACAGGGTCTATAAGCTTTACAGGATAAAACATTCATCACAGGGTCTAAAAgcctcttccccttttttttttttttttttttacagaaatgtttttttattggacAAACAATGACAGTACAAGACACAAGCAAAATATCGAAGAAAGGTCATGCACTACAGTAGATGTCATAACAAAAGCACCAGAGCAAAATTAGCACATAGAGTATTGATTACCCACATACAATAAAACATCATATAGAGGGAGCAAAATATGCATAAAAAGAGTTGAATTAGGAGTTTAAACTGTAGGTATCCTTAATCCTGCACTACCCCATAGTGCCAGCAGGTAGAACAACCAGGATCTCTAAGAAACTGGGTGGGGGGACCACCCATCCCATAGATAAATATGCAAGATAGGGTACTATATAGGCTGTTGAGGGATTAACCACAAGCATCAATTCAGTTCCATTGCGCGCCAAACTGCAattctactgtgcatgcgtgtgtGAACCCGTCACTACCGTCTGTTGACAGCCCTGCCATGGGCATCATTGTTATTTCCCTGAAAATATGTCTGTCACAGCTCCTGAAATTACATTACCCCACCACCTGTCATCTAAGGCTGCATGTTATGGTTCCTTCATCACTACAGGACACAGTACTGACATAGAGGCCAGTGGGAGGAGCCACAGTGTGCAGTGGTGGGGACAGGCATCTGACACTCCTACAATTGTCATGGCAGAAAAAATCCCACTACCTGTGGTCAGTGGAGAGAAAATAAATCACTAtctgtagggaaaaaaaaacatcatctgTGGTCAATGAGAAAAAAGTGGAGAAAAATAACCATTACGAGTAGTTAGAGGGAGGGGATGCCGCTATTGTTATCAGTGAAAAAGAAGAATTGGTGATCACAGGGAAAATGTGAGACATTGGGGGTTAGTAGGAAAAAGAGGGAACATTGGTGCTTATTGAGGAGCAAGGGAGTGCTGCTCATTGGTGGGACAGCAGGGTGGTGAGGTTGACAAGTGGTCGTGGGAGGATAGAGGGATGAAAAAAGGGGCAGTGGGGTGGACAGGGGAACAGTGGAGTGCACAGATGGACAGTGGGAGGGGGACAGTGGGGTGCACAGATGGACAGTGGGGTGGAAAGGGGAACAGTGGGGTGCACAGATGGACAATGGACATATATCCATTGGACTAAAGAAGGAATTGGACTCTCTGAGAACGACAACCGTCACCACCAGGGCCTGGACTCTGAGGGTGGCAACCTTAACCCTTCCAGTAGAAAATCATCTGTTTTACATCAAAGTGGATCCTCCTCCACCAGGCAGTGACACAAACCAGTGTCAGGCCTATAAGATGTAGGCATTCACAGCATGAACTCTAAACAGGTTCTCCCCAGGTCAAGGCAAGAGAGCTCACCAGGCCACTCCCTGAGCTTTTATAACCTCTCCCAGCATGCA is from Rana temporaria chromosome 9, aRanTem1.1, whole genome shotgun sequence and encodes:
- the LOC120913340 gene encoding E3 ubiquitin/ISG15 ligase TRIM25-like; the encoded protein is MASADLRKDLECSICLKIYKYPVTLECGHNFCRDCIGRVLDTQERSGGYSCPECRRIFKNRPVLQKNITLCKISETLQTTQGDQDKTGIFCTHCIHIPVLAVKSCLHCEASLCDNHLRVHSKSPEHILCDPTTSLENRKCSVHKKVLEYYCTEDSTCICVSCRLDGEHQGHKVETLDETSEKKKKKLRKVLQKLKREREKIDTRVQSLQEQRRKVQGKADGETERVTALFRDLRRRLEDLEKRVLREISMKAMLIFISVFDVIRELKIKKEELSKKMGDIEKLCNMTDPLTVLQESDTGDLCDSEDGDDEDRERHDDLLHDGGDLDVAAISYTLHTGLSDIMSVVNVQKCTGTHVYPHSTTKGKGHINAEPSRKRLKLTPTIQRSHHQTGGPNIGAVQQKWGVLGVTDILLDVSTAGNHLRISDDKKTASRSDKSQNHPETKERFECSQVMSSQSFSSGRHYWEVDVGGAVYWRVGMCYPSIDRRGDQSVIGYNKKSWCLEGKWMCSNQYSVIHDSNRIPLTGDVPSNRVRIDLDYEAGRISFYDLCDPIRHIHTFITTFTEPLHAGVWLRGGMSCVKIWGETDV